The nucleotide sequence TCCAGAATTCTACCATGCACCCTCCGGCTGAACAAGCTGATGAGCTTGGCGGGCAGCGACTGCCTGTGCATCATCGACCGCGAGGCGGTTCCCAACGAGCTGAAGGCCATCTTCGATGAGCACCGCAGCTACGACAAGTCCTTCGACAGCAGTGTGTCCTGCTTCAAGGCTCCCAACGTGGACCAACCTGTGGTCTATGCCCCCGTCTCCGAACTCACCGACTACGACGATGTGAGGAGCTACCAGGCGGCGGCCAAGAAGTCCATGGAGAAGGTGCTCAAGGTTGGTATATCTCTTCTCTGTTTCTATAGTTTTAACATtcaagaaatttaaaaaaaactatcgctttttttttggggaaaATGTATAAACCACTATCGTTATATAACTATTTTTGGGTCATCAAATTATAAAGACTATTCCGCGGTTTTTGGATAGTGCTAAAACCACAATTGGAGATTTTATAATAGACTGTGATTTGATATTGTTAAAGCCACAATTGGTGAACTTAAATTTAGTTTCCAAgtagattttttaaaaccaaacTATAAAACTATAGTTCAAAAAATTGGATCCTTACTAAAATGTATAAAGAATATCTGGAATACTTTACATTTCAACTCAAAAAATTCTGCAATACAGGATCTGATAATtatgcaaaaatatttaataaatattttttcgtCAGGCTGGCTTCCGAACACCTTTGCTGTTTGTGCCTAAGGTACAGCGTTTCCCCGAGGTCGAGCTCTGCACCGTTCTCGGAGCCCTGGAGCAGCTTTATGTGGTGAGTATGGccttatttgtttttatttaaaaaattagcTATTAGGTCATTATACAAATCCCATTTAAACACATTTTTCTTTCAGCCCATTCAACTGCGTGAAGCAGGAACCTCCAAAGACAACCGCGTGACTACGCTCAGTGTCCAGATCGACGATCCGAGGGCGGAGTCCATTTTCCAGGAAGCTCTCATTTTGGAGGCTGGTCGTTTTGTGGCCCGTGACATTGGAGTTGGGGATCCAGAGCGCATGACCCCCATCCAGGTGGAGAAGTACATCAAGCCTCTGTTCGACAAACTGAACGTGAATGTGATTAGTGACTCGAAGGTCCTGGAGAAGGAGTATCCGCTGTTTGCGGCTGTGAACCGGGCTGCAGATGCCGTCGAGCGTCACCGCGGTCGCATCATTTTCCTGGAGTACAAGCCCCCGAAGCCGGCGAGGAAGACGCTGATGCTGGTCGGCAAGGGAGTGACCTATGACACCGGTGGCGCTGACATCAAGGCCGGAGGTGTGATGGCCGGCATGTCGCGCGACAAGTGCGGAGCAGCTGCTGCAGCTGGATTCATGCAGGTGGTCAGCCAACTCCAGCCCGAAGATGTCCATGTCGTGGTGGCCCTGTGCATGGTCCGCAATTCCGTGGGCGAGGAGTGCTATGTGGCCGATGAGATCATCACCTCGCGAGCTGGCCTCCATGTCAGGATTGGAAACACCGATGCCGAGGGTCGTATGTGCATGACCGATGCCCTCTGCCGCATGAAGGAGATGGTGGTGGAGCAGAATCTCCCCGATCCCCATCTGTTCACCATTGCCACTTTGACTGGACACGCCTTCATCTCAGCCGGAGAGGGGCAATCGATTGCCATCGACAACAGCGTGGCCCACCGCGAGGATCACGCCAGGAGGCTGCAGGCTGCTGGCCAGACCTTCGGCGAACCCTTCGAGATTTCCATTCTCCGTCCCAGCGACTTTGCCTTCAACGCCGGCAAGGTGATTGGCGAGGATCTGGTGCAGGCCAATAATGCCCCATCGGTGAGGACTCCTCGTGGACACCAGGTGCCAGCTGCCTTTATGATCATGGCTTCTGGATTGGACAAACACGGGTTGGACTCCAAGTTGCCGATCAAGTATACCCATATCGATATCGCCGGCAGTGCCGGTGAACACCCAGCTATGCCCACAGCTGCCCCTCTGGTTTCCCTTGTGAAGACCCATCTTCAGAAGTAAATCCTTTCAAACTTACATATTTATCGTGAGGAAGTACTGCCCAGCACCACTTACCGTACTTATACACTAATATGATTATACCTATCCAACAATATTATCTTTCTGTCCACTAACTACATCACTGTTCTTAATAAAGGCACCATAAAATGATTTCAGATTGTATTTATATAAGTATTATATTATTACCATTTCAAATACAAGAGAGCTCTTATATTACAGTTACTGCCAGTTTATTTGACATTCCAAAAATGATAATCCTTGAGATCTTCGGCAgtcaaaataatataatacagACAGGAAAACGCATTTTAGAAAAATAGAAGAAATGATTTGGAAATGATAAAATAGGAAATAAAAAGCGCCCAACTGATATTCAAGTAGTATTACAATCCCATAATAGTGAATGTGAATAGGCCCTATTTGTTGGACATATAAGAAACTCTGTGTGGGGATGCAGGTCTTAAAGTTCttgggtttttatttcttttttattattactGCATTTCTCAGCTGCATTGTTTGCATAATTGGCGGGTGCCCTGCATTTCGAGTTCTTGTTGGCCATCTATGGAACGGCTCAGGCTCATCCTCTTCCCCTTCCCAGTCCCCATCAACAGCCTTTTCTTTTCAGCTTTTCAGCCTTCTTCTTTTTAGATTGGCCCACAGAACCTAGAACCCGTTACTCGCTTCTTGGCCATGCTCTTCGCTTTGGGCCTCGTTCCGGGGAGCTTGGGCCTGCAACTTGGCTCTGCTGTCAGCTGTCGCATGTGTCGTGGTACCGTTATTGCCTGGCTTCGGAAACTCGGTCAAGAGTGTCTCATTCATGCTGTGATTGCATAATATACCGTTGCCTCTAGTTGGCCTTCTTCTGCCTGCACTGCGGAGCCGAGTCTTCCCGTTCTTGGCCGTTCTCCCGGGCCAACTTGGTTCCACCTCCTTCTCCTCTGGGTGCGCTT is from Drosophila suzukii chromosome 3, CBGP_Dsuzu_IsoJpt1.0, whole genome shotgun sequence and encodes:
- the Dip-B gene encoding putative aminopeptidase W07G4.4, translated to MGIEKILPCTLRLNKLMSLAGSDCLCIIDREAVPNELKAIFDEHRSYDKSFDSSVSCFKAPNVDQPVVYAPVSELTDYDDVRSYQAAAKKSMEKVLKAGFRTPLLFVPKVQRFPEVELCTVLGALEQLYVPIQLREAGTSKDNRVTTLSVQIDDPRAESIFQEALILEAGRFVARDIGVGDPERMTPIQVEKYIKPLFDKLNVNVISDSKVLEKEYPLFAAVNRAADAVERHRGRIIFLEYKPPKPARKTLMLVGKGVTYDTGGADIKAGGVMAGMSRDKCGAAAAAGFMQVVSQLQPEDVHVVVALCMVRNSVGEECYVADEIITSRAGLHVRIGNTDAEGRMCMTDALCRMKEMVVEQNLPDPHLFTIATLTGHAFISAGEGQSIAIDNSVAHREDHARRLQAAGQTFGEPFEISILRPSDFAFNAGKVIGEDLVQANNAPSVRTPRGHQVPAAFMIMASGLDKHGLDSKLPIKYTHIDIAGSAGEHPAMPTAAPLVSLVKTHLQK